The proteins below are encoded in one region of Alistipes communis:
- a CDS encoding DUF7688 family protein has translation MKTDTNNQNPTYEIRQNGKAVLQSDCEFSLPMIFNNLTGRNFAKKSEYHDYIRFIAIKEMGFTYGEIELVKNGEVVAKGHITKK, from the coding sequence ATGAAAACAGACACGAATAACCAGAACCCGACCTACGAAATCCGGCAGAACGGAAAAGCCGTACTCCAGTCGGATTGCGAGTTTTCGCTTCCGATGATTTTCAACAACCTTACGGGGCGAAATTTTGCAAAGAAATCGGAATATCACGATTATATCCGATTTATCGCTATCAAAGAAATGGGCTTTACCTACGGGGAAATAGAACTTGTCAAAAACGGAGAGGTCGTAGCCAAAGGACATATCACGAAGAAATAA